Genomic DNA from Amycolatopsis alba DSM 44262:
CGACGTCGCCGATCCTCGCTGTCCCGCAGAGCACGGACTCGTCCTCGCCAGTCCGTTTTTCGGCGGCTTCGCGCGCCGCGCGGTAGCCCGGCCAGTCGATCGGCCCGTCGGTGGGCTCGGCGGAACGCGGAACGTCCAGGTCCTCGAAACCGGTCGCGATCTGCTCGATCACCGACCGCGCGGAGGACCTGCTCATCCGAGCGCCCGTTTCATGACCTTGCCCATGTCGTTGCGCGGCAACGCCTCCAGATAGCGGACCACCCGAGGCCGCTTGTGCGGCGACAGCAGGCGCGAGACATGGTCGGCGAGTTCCGACTCCGCCGGGCGTTCCCCGTCGGGCACCACCCAGGCCACGATGCGCTCGCCGAGGTCGTCGTCGGGCTCGCCGGTCACCGCGACCTCCGCGACGCCGGGGTGCTCCATCAGCGCGTTCTCGATCTCGCCCGCGCCGATCTTGTAGCCGCCGCTCTTGATCAGATCCGTCGCCTTCCGGCCGACGATCTTCACGTAACCGGCGGCGTCGCGGGTCGCCATGTCGCCGGTCCGGAACCAGCCGTCGTCGAAGGCGGCTTCGGTGGCGTCAGGACGGTTGAGGTACTCGGTGAACAGGTTGGGCCCGCGGACCTGGATCTCGCCGACGGTCTCGAGCTCCTCGACTGGGTGCCCTGCTTCGTCCACGAGCCGCAGCTCGACGCCGCCCAGCGGGACGCCGACGGTGCCGGGGACGCGCTCGCCGTCGGCGCGGACGCTGGTGTTCATGAGGGTCTCGGTCATCCCGTAGCGCTCGATCACCCGCTGGCCGGTCGCCGCTGTGATTCGCTGGTGATCGTGGACGGGCAGCGCGGCCGATCCGGAGACAAGCAGCCGGGCGCCGCGCAGGGCCGCGGCGAGCGCCGGATCGTCTGCGACTTCGCCCGCGATGCGGTGATACATCGTCGGGACGCCGAACATCATCGTCGCTCCGTCGGCGAGTTCGCGTGCGACGCCTTCGGTGGAGAATCGGCCGAGATGCCGGACCGAGCCGCCGCGCCGGAGCGGTCCGAGGATGCCGAGGATCAGGCCGTGCACGTGGAAGAGCGGGAGACCGTGGACCAGGACGTCGTCCGAGGTCCACTCCCAGGCGTCCTCGAGCGCGTCGAGGGTGGCCGAGATCGCGCGGCGGGGGAGGACGACGCCCTTGGGAGGGCCGGTCGTGCCTGAGGTGTAAACGATCAGCGCCGGGGCTTCGGTGTCCGGTTCCGCGGGGAGATCGCCGGGGGTGCCTTCGAGGACGATGTCGCGGCGGGGCAGACCGGCGAGACCCGTGGGCAGGTCGGCGCCCGGTTCGGCGAGTACGAGAACGGGCTCGCTGTCGGCGAGGATGTGGGCGAGTTCGCGCTCGCCGATCTTCGGGTTGAGCGGGATGGCGGGGACGCCGGCGAGCAGCGCGGCGATCACGGCGACGCTGGTGTGCACGGTCGGCGTCGCCCAGACGGCGATACGGCCGCTCGGCAGGTCGCGGGCGAGCGTGCCGGCGATGGCCGCGACGTCGGCGTAGGTCAGGGAGGTGTCGCCGAAGCGCAGGGCCTCCTTGCCCGAGCCGCTCGCCAGTGTGGGGAACAACCTCACCGTGTGACCTCCTGCTCGACTCCGCCTGCCGGGGAACGTGGATCCGAGGGCCCCTCTCCGGACCGTACCGCCCCACCCACCTGCACCCCCGCACCCTGCGCCGGGCACTCGACTTTCGCGGGCTAATCGCGATCCGGTACCGGGCTACGGGACCGGCGGGCGCCCCCAGCCCACTCGACTTTCGCGGGCTAATCGCGATCTGGCGCCCAGGGCTGTGGGTCCGGAGGGCGGCCTCGGCCGTTTCGATGTTCGCGGGCTAATCGCGATCTGGCGGCGGGGGGAGCGGCCACGGCACCGGATCGCGATTAGCCCGCGAACATCGCTCCGGGGCGCTGGTCGTAGGCTGGGTAACCGTGCTGGTACTGGCCATCGACACCTCGACCCCGGCGGTCACCGCGGGCCTCGTCGCCCTGGACGGCGACACGCTCGAAACCCGTGGCGACCGCGTGACGGTCGACCCGCGAGCCCACGGCGAGCTGATCACGCCCCACGCCCTCGAAGCCGTCAAAGCCGCGGGCGTCACGCTTCGCGACCTCGACGCCATCGTCTGCGGCGTCGGCCCCGGCCCCTTCACCGGCCTCCGCGCCGGTATGGCCACCGCCGCGTCGCTCGCC
This window encodes:
- a CDS encoding acyl-CoA synthetase; its protein translation is MRLFPTLASGSGKEALRFGDTSLTYADVAAIAGTLARDLPSGRIAVWATPTVHTSVAVIAALLAGVPAIPLNPKIGERELAHILADSEPVLVLAEPGADLPTGLAGLPRRDIVLEGTPGDLPAEPDTEAPALIVYTSGTTGPPKGVVLPRRAISATLDALEDAWEWTSDDVLVHGLPLFHVHGLILGILGPLRRGGSVRHLGRFSTEGVARELADGATMMFGVPTMYHRIAGEVADDPALAAALRGARLLVSGSAALPVHDHQRITAATGQRVIERYGMTETLMNTSVRADGERVPGTVGVPLGGVELRLVDEAGHPVEELETVGEIQVRGPNLFTEYLNRPDATEAAFDDGWFRTGDMATRDAAGYVKIVGRKATDLIKSGGYKIGAGEIENALMEHPGVAEVAVTGEPDDDLGERIVAWVVPDGERPAESELADHVSRLLSPHKRPRVVRYLEALPRNDMGKVMKRALG